In one Pseudarthrobacter oxydans genomic region, the following are encoded:
- a CDS encoding DUF4383 domain-containing protein has translation MTSMSSDGRAVDRTNIQKTALAVGAVFFLVGLLGFIPGVTTNYQALGFAGHGSEALLLGIFQVSVLHNIVHVLFGAAGIAMARSAVQSRNYLVGGGAIYLVLWIYGLLIGKDTAANFVPVNTADDWLHFVLGVAMVGLGVALSRGTARAGRPSTATR, from the coding sequence ATGACCAGCATGAGTTCCGACGGTCGCGCGGTGGACCGGACCAACATTCAAAAGACAGCCCTTGCGGTGGGTGCAGTCTTCTTCTTAGTGGGCCTCCTGGGGTTCATTCCAGGCGTCACCACCAACTACCAGGCCCTGGGTTTCGCCGGACATGGTTCGGAAGCGCTGCTGCTGGGGATTTTCCAGGTGTCGGTGCTGCACAACATTGTCCACGTGCTCTTCGGCGCGGCCGGCATCGCGATGGCCCGCAGCGCCGTGCAGTCCAGGAATTACCTGGTGGGCGGCGGTGCCATCTACCTGGTCCTCTGGATCTACGGCCTGCTGATCGGCAAGGACACCGCGGCGAACTTTGTCCCGGTGAACACCGCGGACGACTGGCTGCACTTCGTCCTTGGCGTGGCAATGGTTGGCCTGGGAGTCGCCCTGTCACGGGGCACCGCCCGCGCGGGACGCCCCAGCACTGCCACCAGGTAA
- a CDS encoding Gfo/Idh/MocA family protein produces the protein MSETLKVAITGCGVIGRTHAVALQEFPGASIVALVDAVPDAAVALADFIEKSGRPRPSVHASLADAFAAADIDLVALATPSGLHIQQGLEVLAAGKHVVIEKPLDVDLSRAQEIEAAANEAARRGVVASVISQHRFDQASVAVADAVAKGRFGRLTSAIASVAWWRGQGYYDSGDWRGTWSMDGGGALMNQGVHTVDLLLWFMGRPVEIHAHTARLAHERIEVEDTAVATVTFENGGLAVLHATTAAYPGLTVRVQLMGSEGSAVVDNDQLHYFHAKDAGGPSADMGLQGGGNQAREELAKYPAEDYEAKDPTVYPAGHIRQYRDILGAITEGRQPGVTVSDAVNALAAVRAVYVSATLNQAVLFDDVLAGKYNDLEVRTGSTATESA, from the coding sequence ATGAGTGAGACGTTGAAGGTTGCCATCACGGGTTGCGGCGTCATTGGCAGGACCCACGCGGTTGCCCTGCAGGAGTTCCCCGGCGCCAGCATTGTGGCGCTGGTGGATGCTGTCCCGGACGCCGCTGTTGCCCTTGCGGACTTCATCGAAAAGAGCGGACGCCCCAGGCCCTCCGTGCACGCGTCCCTTGCTGACGCCTTCGCCGCCGCAGACATCGACCTGGTGGCGCTGGCCACCCCCAGCGGCCTGCACATCCAGCAGGGCCTCGAAGTCCTGGCTGCCGGCAAGCACGTTGTCATCGAAAAGCCCCTCGACGTGGACCTGAGCCGCGCCCAGGAGATCGAGGCGGCAGCGAATGAAGCCGCACGCCGCGGGGTAGTCGCTTCCGTCATCAGCCAGCACCGCTTTGACCAGGCCAGCGTTGCGGTTGCCGATGCCGTGGCAAAAGGCCGGTTCGGCCGGCTGACGTCCGCCATCGCTTCTGTTGCCTGGTGGCGCGGGCAGGGCTATTACGATTCCGGTGACTGGCGCGGCACCTGGTCAATGGACGGCGGTGGCGCCTTGATGAACCAGGGCGTCCACACGGTTGACCTGCTGCTGTGGTTCATGGGCCGCCCGGTTGAGATCCACGCGCACACGGCCCGCCTGGCACACGAACGCATCGAGGTGGAGGACACCGCCGTAGCTACCGTGACGTTCGAAAACGGCGGCCTGGCAGTACTGCATGCCACCACCGCCGCATACCCGGGCCTGACAGTGCGGGTACAGCTGATGGGCTCCGAAGGCTCCGCAGTGGTGGACAACGACCAGCTGCACTACTTCCACGCCAAGGACGCCGGCGGCCCTTCGGCGGATATGGGGCTTCAGGGCGGCGGCAACCAGGCGCGGGAAGAACTCGCCAAGTACCCGGCAGAGGATTACGAGGCCAAGGACCCCACGGTGTACCCGGCCGGACACATCCGCCAGTACCGCGACATCCTCGGGGCCATCACCGAAGGCCGCCAGCCGGGGGTCACGGTGAGCGATGCAGTCAATGCCCTGGCCGCCGTGCGGGCCGTCTACGTCTCCGCCACGCTCAACCAGGCGGTCCTTTTCGACGACGTCCTGGCCGGCAAGTACAACGACCTGGAGGTCCGCACGGGCTCCACTGCGACAGAAAGCGCCTGA
- a CDS encoding LacI family DNA-binding transcriptional regulator, with amino-acid sequence MTATTPGARTEGPPEGRAGAEKLPTIRDVAQLAGVATSTVSRALSKPDRVNRHTRERIEAAAAQLNYVPSSQAQGLSSGRTNAVAVLVPDITNPFYFDIIRGTQHQLKAAGYTQLLVDTEESNEMELEALHKMRRSADGFILAASRLTDAQLAEVSETQPLVTINRASTSAPTVVIDTPSAIIQALEHLASLGHHRVCYVSGPPTSWSNRARWKVFEEESSKRGMETHRIGPYTPKTTSGAAAADAAVRTGATACIVFNDLLAIGMLQRLRERGIRVPEDISIVGSDDIFGADFCNPPLTTISSPIEQAGRVAVSMLLSQLNPVPGRSSRQLAVMPTHLTVRASTGPARA; translated from the coding sequence ATGACTGCAACAACGCCGGGAGCTCGCACGGAGGGGCCGCCGGAGGGCCGCGCGGGCGCGGAAAAACTCCCAACAATCCGGGACGTCGCCCAACTCGCGGGGGTGGCCACATCAACGGTTTCGCGGGCCCTCTCCAAGCCGGACCGGGTCAACCGCCACACCAGGGAACGCATCGAAGCAGCGGCCGCTCAGCTGAACTACGTGCCCAGCTCACAGGCACAGGGACTCAGTTCAGGGCGCACCAACGCCGTCGCCGTCCTGGTGCCGGACATTACCAACCCGTTCTACTTCGACATCATCCGGGGCACCCAGCACCAGCTCAAGGCTGCGGGGTATACGCAGTTGCTGGTAGATACCGAGGAGTCCAATGAAATGGAGCTTGAAGCGCTCCACAAAATGCGGCGGTCTGCTGACGGGTTCATCCTTGCAGCCTCCCGTTTGACTGATGCGCAACTGGCCGAGGTCTCCGAGACCCAGCCGCTGGTGACAATCAACCGGGCGTCCACCAGCGCTCCAACGGTTGTCATCGACACGCCCTCCGCGATCATCCAGGCCCTGGAGCACCTGGCGTCCCTGGGCCACCACCGCGTCTGCTACGTCAGCGGCCCGCCAACATCCTGGTCCAACCGGGCACGGTGGAAGGTCTTCGAGGAGGAATCATCCAAACGCGGAATGGAAACCCACCGCATTGGCCCCTACACGCCCAAAACAACCTCGGGCGCAGCCGCGGCAGACGCGGCCGTGCGCACCGGCGCCACGGCGTGCATCGTGTTCAATGACCTTCTTGCCATCGGAATGCTCCAACGGCTTCGCGAGCGCGGAATCCGCGTACCGGAGGACATCAGCATCGTCGGCTCGGATGACATCTTCGGCGCAGATTTCTGCAACCCCCCGCTGACCACCATTTCCAGCCCAATCGAGCAGGCCGGCCGGGTGGCTGTATCCATGCTGCTTTCCCAGCTGAATCCTGTTCCAGGCCGCTCGAGCCGGCAGCTTGCCGTGATGCCCACGCACCTTACGGTGCGGGCCTCCACGGGGCCCGCGCGGGCTTGA
- a CDS encoding sugar ABC transporter permease, with protein sequence MSTDASNEVRLAAESAASRAARSAADTAGTEPGGQKSPRRKGLSERNRPLWMLIPGGVLMIIIIVVPLLLGIFMSTLNLDQYTLRKWISSPFIGVENFVEALTSSPLLHATWLSVSYSLLAMVVTLPLGIAAAVATQNAFKGRAVIRSIFLIPYVLPSFVVATVWRTMFQPDGIVDKALGTVGIEAGLWLNGPQTFWTLVLVQIWASWPFIYLLALSGLQSVDHEVHEASALDGALWWNKLRYVIFPYLKGPLSLAFLIGMLHHINNFTLPYVLFGVPAPADVEVLPILTYVTSFQSFRFGLSAAMAFVSLVLIAIPLFVYLRAVKLDDAESPGAKK encoded by the coding sequence ATGTCAACTGACGCATCCAACGAAGTCCGGCTTGCGGCGGAGTCCGCCGCAAGCCGGGCGGCCCGCTCAGCCGCTGACACCGCCGGCACAGAGCCGGGCGGGCAGAAGAGCCCGCGCCGCAAAGGCCTCAGCGAACGAAACCGCCCACTGTGGATGCTGATCCCGGGCGGGGTACTGATGATCATCATCATCGTCGTGCCGCTGTTGCTGGGCATCTTCATGTCCACCCTCAACCTGGACCAGTACACACTCCGCAAGTGGATCAGTTCGCCCTTCATCGGCGTCGAAAACTTCGTCGAAGCACTGACGTCCTCACCCCTCCTCCACGCCACCTGGCTGAGCGTCAGCTACTCGCTGCTGGCAATGGTCGTGACCCTTCCGCTGGGCATAGCTGCCGCCGTCGCCACACAGAACGCGTTCAAGGGGCGGGCCGTGATCCGGTCCATCTTCCTGATCCCCTACGTGCTTCCGTCGTTCGTGGTGGCGACCGTCTGGCGCACCATGTTCCAGCCGGACGGCATCGTGGACAAGGCCTTGGGGACTGTCGGCATCGAGGCCGGCCTGTGGCTGAACGGGCCGCAGACCTTCTGGACGCTGGTCCTGGTCCAGATTTGGGCCTCCTGGCCCTTCATCTACCTGCTCGCACTCTCCGGGCTGCAGTCCGTGGACCATGAGGTCCATGAGGCCTCAGCCCTGGACGGCGCACTGTGGTGGAACAAACTGCGCTACGTCATTTTCCCCTACCTCAAGGGGCCGCTCTCGCTCGCTTTCCTGATCGGCATGCTGCACCACATCAACAACTTCACGCTTCCCTATGTCCTCTTTGGAGTTCCGGCCCCGGCCGACGTGGAAGTGCTCCCGATCCTTACGTACGTCACCAGCTTCCAAAGCTTCCGTTTCGGGCTGAGCGCTGCCATGGCTTTCGTTTCCCTGGTCCTGATCGCCATTCCGCTGTTTGTCTACCTGCGCGCCGTCAAGCTCGACGACGCCGAGTCACCTGGAGCCAAGAAATGA
- a CDS encoding sugar phosphate isomerase/epimerase family protein: protein MVPATQVSWALSGFGDEIDDDPAVQIAVLQALGASYIEVRSAWGTNIVDLSDDQLAELAGLLKEKGMQVSAIASPIGKVDVSLPVEHEVERLRRAANAAKVLGAKYIRIFSFYYGESVPVDSIRDAVIERMRALAAVAEEEGVVLLHENEKDIFGDVPDRVLDIIESVNSPALKVAWDAANFVQVGVKPFDEAYAKLRPHLEYLQVKDALFSNGHVVPAGEGDGDLLRTVEALKADGFTGFASLEPHLAGAHGLGGFSGPTAFGIAARAFAKVTAEAGVQTV from the coding sequence ATGGTTCCAGCCACCCAGGTCTCGTGGGCCCTGTCCGGATTCGGCGACGAAATCGACGACGACCCCGCGGTGCAGATCGCGGTGCTGCAGGCACTCGGTGCCAGTTACATCGAAGTGCGCAGCGCGTGGGGCACCAACATCGTGGACCTGTCCGATGACCAGCTCGCGGAACTCGCGGGGCTGCTCAAGGAAAAGGGCATGCAGGTTTCCGCGATTGCCTCGCCGATCGGCAAGGTGGACGTCAGCCTCCCCGTTGAACACGAAGTGGAGCGGCTGCGGCGGGCAGCCAATGCTGCCAAAGTCCTGGGTGCCAAGTACATCCGGATCTTCTCCTTCTACTACGGCGAATCCGTTCCGGTGGACAGCATCCGTGACGCGGTCATCGAGCGGATGAGGGCGCTCGCCGCTGTTGCCGAGGAAGAGGGCGTGGTCCTGCTGCACGAAAATGAAAAAGACATCTTCGGGGACGTTCCGGACCGCGTGCTGGACATCATCGAAAGCGTGAATTCACCGGCGCTGAAAGTGGCGTGGGACGCAGCCAACTTCGTGCAGGTGGGCGTGAAGCCCTTTGATGAGGCCTATGCGAAGCTGCGCCCGCACCTGGAATACCTCCAGGTCAAGGACGCCCTGTTCTCCAACGGACATGTGGTCCCCGCAGGGGAAGGCGACGGCGACCTGCTGCGCACCGTCGAAGCGCTTAAGGCTGACGGTTTCACCGGCTTCGCCTCCCTGGAGCCGCATCTTGCCGGAGCCCACGGCCTTGGCGGATTCTCCGGCCCCACAGCATTCGGTATTGCTGCCCGGGCCTTTGCAAAAGTCACAGCGGAAGCAGGAGTGCAGACAGTATGA
- a CDS encoding YcnI family protein has product MNTPFLRRALKTSAATGGAAMLLLAAAGGAAAHVGVTPDKTSANSYALLTFAVPHGCDGSGTTKVAITLPAELNDAQPTVNPNWTAEKVTEQLAEPRKLADGSSITKRTSQVVYTAKAPLEHQLRDTLVLSVKLPDAAGTTLYFPTLQTCEAGQTDWSEIAKDGQDPHSLKAPAPSVTITGAAGAGGPGTEHAAAVADGGAAARADGGADARSWAGLAAGVGGLVLGGAAFVRSAARRK; this is encoded by the coding sequence ATGAACACCCCATTCCTTCGCCGTGCCCTGAAAACTTCCGCCGCAACCGGAGGTGCTGCCATGCTCCTGCTGGCGGCCGCGGGCGGTGCCGCCGCACATGTCGGCGTAACGCCGGACAAGACCTCGGCCAACTCCTACGCCCTGCTCACCTTCGCGGTCCCCCACGGCTGCGACGGATCGGGTACCACCAAGGTGGCCATCACGCTCCCTGCGGAGCTGAACGATGCCCAGCCCACCGTCAACCCCAACTGGACGGCGGAGAAGGTGACCGAGCAGCTCGCCGAGCCCAGGAAGCTCGCCGACGGCTCCTCAATCACCAAGCGGACCAGCCAGGTGGTCTACACAGCCAAAGCACCCCTGGAACACCAGCTTCGGGACACTCTGGTCCTTTCCGTGAAACTCCCCGATGCGGCCGGAACAACGCTGTATTTCCCCACCCTCCAGACCTGCGAGGCGGGGCAGACCGACTGGTCCGAGATCGCGAAGGACGGCCAGGACCCGCACTCCCTGAAGGCTCCCGCGCCGTCGGTCACCATCACCGGGGCAGCCGGCGCCGGCGGCCCCGGAACAGAACATGCCGCAGCAGTCGCCGACGGCGGCGCAGCGGCACGTGCAGATGGCGGTGCCGACGCGCGCAGCTGGGCGGGCCTGGCGGCCGGGGTCGGCGGGCTGGTGCTGGGCGGCGCGGCGTTCGTCCGGAGCGCTGCACGGCGCAAGTAG
- a CDS encoding TIM barrel protein, producing MKFSVFTASTPDWTPEEAVSHLSGQGWDGIEWRITDQAEAPEPGFWAGNKATIPLTGLEDNLGRVATITRDAGLEFSGIGGYARCDNHDDVERMLAATAALGAGQVRVTTLPLGTAAWGNEGPSGIPYPALFEAARHDFEWVAERAAHHGVKALVELHHRTITASASSARRLLEGLDPRHVGVIHDLGNLLIEGQEDYLPAFELLGEYLAHIHVKNAVWVRQDATDESGAAVFSNEWAPLQSGQGSVLEYFKALAAHGYDGWVTVEDFSTELPLAERTAGNLDYLRRTAALAGLTAGAGAR from the coding sequence ATGAAATTTTCAGTATTTACAGCCTCCACGCCGGACTGGACCCCCGAGGAAGCCGTGAGCCACCTTTCGGGCCAGGGCTGGGACGGCATCGAGTGGCGGATCACAGACCAGGCGGAGGCGCCCGAGCCAGGTTTCTGGGCCGGCAACAAAGCGACGATCCCGCTCACCGGACTCGAAGACAACCTTGGGCGGGTGGCAACCATTACCCGCGACGCCGGGCTGGAGTTCTCCGGAATCGGCGGCTATGCGCGCTGTGACAACCACGACGACGTCGAGCGCATGCTGGCAGCTACGGCCGCCTTGGGCGCGGGCCAGGTCCGCGTCACCACGCTTCCGCTGGGAACGGCGGCGTGGGGTAACGAAGGACCGAGCGGGATTCCTTATCCTGCCCTGTTTGAGGCAGCCCGCCATGACTTCGAATGGGTGGCCGAACGGGCAGCCCACCATGGCGTCAAGGCACTGGTGGAACTGCACCACCGCACCATTACCGCATCCGCGTCCTCGGCGCGGCGCCTGCTGGAGGGCCTCGACCCCCGGCACGTGGGGGTCATCCACGACCTCGGCAACCTGCTGATCGAAGGCCAGGAAGACTACCTTCCGGCCTTCGAACTGCTGGGCGAATACCTGGCACACATCCATGTCAAGAACGCCGTCTGGGTCCGCCAGGACGCAACGGACGAATCAGGTGCCGCCGTGTTCAGCAACGAATGGGCACCGCTGCAGTCCGGACAGGGAAGCGTCCTCGAATACTTCAAGGCGCTCGCGGCCCATGGCTATGACGGGTGGGTCACGGTGGAAGACTTCTCCACGGAGTTGCCCCTTGCCGAACGTACTGCCGGCAATCTCGACTACCTGCGGCGTACGGCGGCCCTCGCCGGGCTCACCGCAGGGGCCGGGGCGCGTTGA
- a CDS encoding DUF4232 domain-containing protein, which produces MTTAPGAPARCKAAGLTAATDASGGGAAGSVYMKLNLTNTGAEPCILQGFAGVSLAADGAGAPIGAPATRDETTAPADVLLAPGQTGSAVLRYTQAGNYPDCAMVDAAGYRIYPPEDTDSLFLAQPTRACSNAGITLLTIGPFQPA; this is translated from the coding sequence GTGACCACGGCGCCGGGTGCACCTGCCCGCTGCAAGGCGGCAGGGCTTACGGCTGCTACCGATGCGTCGGGGGGCGGGGCCGCCGGCAGTGTCTACATGAAGCTCAACCTCACCAACACCGGCGCAGAACCGTGCATCCTCCAGGGCTTTGCCGGCGTCTCCCTGGCAGCGGATGGCGCCGGTGCCCCCATCGGCGCTCCCGCCACCCGCGATGAAACCACCGCACCGGCCGACGTCCTCCTGGCACCCGGCCAGACCGGCTCCGCCGTGCTGCGCTACACCCAGGCCGGAAACTACCCGGACTGCGCCATGGTGGACGCCGCCGGCTACCGGATCTACCCGCCCGAGGACACCGACTCCCTGTTCCTGGCCCAGCCCACGCGCGCCTGCAGCAATGCCGGAATCACGCTGCTGACCATCGGGCCGTTCCAGCCGGCCTGA
- a CDS encoding carbohydrate ABC transporter permease — MSISTATRRSQATADIPRPGSKKQHEVLRLLPGPLLTIILVFLGALVLIPVFYIFLASVNSDIGVANGEFWPSSFTLENYSKIWTSVGLATGLANSVLVAGATAVVSAALSVSTAFVLVRYSFRGRLTILRGLLALQSVPGTLMVLPVFVLFSSAATYLGIQVIGTQWGLFVTYLTFAMPFSTWVMVTYLRGLPRELEEAARIDGASNVGVLFRIILPLSWPGIVVSGIFAFLLGWNDVLFASVMTRPESQTAAVALQIFGASQEGGAIPFYGQMMAAALVCAAPVVILYLIFQRYLVGGLTAGGVK; from the coding sequence ATGAGCATCTCCACTGCCACCCGGCGGAGTCAGGCCACCGCGGACATTCCACGTCCGGGATCGAAGAAACAGCACGAAGTCCTGCGGCTGCTCCCGGGGCCTTTGCTCACCATCATTCTCGTGTTCCTCGGTGCCCTCGTCCTGATCCCCGTTTTCTACATCTTCCTTGCGTCCGTTAACTCGGACATCGGCGTGGCCAACGGAGAGTTCTGGCCGTCAAGCTTCACCCTGGAGAACTACTCGAAGATCTGGACCAGCGTGGGACTGGCTACCGGACTTGCCAACAGCGTCCTCGTGGCAGGCGCAACAGCCGTTGTTTCGGCAGCGTTGTCCGTCTCAACCGCGTTCGTCCTGGTCCGCTACAGCTTCCGGGGCCGCCTCACCATCCTGCGCGGCCTCCTTGCACTGCAGTCTGTGCCGGGAACCCTGATGGTGCTGCCCGTGTTCGTCCTGTTCTCTTCGGCCGCCACCTACTTGGGAATCCAGGTCATCGGAACCCAGTGGGGACTCTTTGTCACCTACCTGACGTTCGCCATGCCGTTCTCCACCTGGGTCATGGTGACCTACCTGCGCGGACTTCCCCGGGAACTTGAGGAAGCAGCCAGGATCGACGGCGCCAGCAACGTGGGTGTCCTGTTCAGGATCATCCTGCCGCTGAGCTGGCCCGGCATCGTGGTTTCCGGCATCTTCGCCTTCCTGCTCGGCTGGAACGACGTCCTGTTCGCTTCCGTCATGACCCGGCCCGAAAGCCAGACCGCGGCCGTGGCACTGCAGATCTTCGGTGCGTCCCAGGAAGGCGGCGCCATCCCGTTCTACGGCCAGATGATGGCTGCGGCCCTGGTATGTGCCGCCCCCGTGGTCATTCTTTACCTGATTTTCCAGCGTTATCTAGTGGGCGGACTTACCGCCGGAGGAGTTAAGTAA
- a CDS encoding FAD-dependent oxidoreductase — MTSIWLDRADTFTTDPFEPGSSYDTVVAGAGLTGLVTALLLARSGQKVLVLEARYPGAVTTGNTTAKVSLLQGTFLSQLARQYSRKQVQAYVDGNREGQAWLLRYLDENGVPYQRRDAYTYAASPQGTEKLREEVSAGTTAGLDMEYVRDAGLPFAVHGAVRLADQAQINPMEVLDVLVSDLRSRGGSVVGGVRLRDVTGAGPATVHTAQGNVTANQVVLATGIPVLDRGLYFAKLTPSRSYAAALQLQEDQAPPPGMYLSVEQPTHSLRDYEADGRRLLLVGGHGHHVGRARSEKHHLGSLLDWAVRHYPGAVATHTWSAQDYLPTNLMPFFGKFPRGKGHIYFGTGYNKWGMTNAVAAAVGISADILGGNVPWANTIHHRVTAPSGALSAVALNAGVAAKLASGWGQVAAQGLRRDKSQPAEPAPVVPAEGEGKVYREGPKPVAVSTVAGTTCRLSAVCTHLGGILHWNDSELTWDCPLHGSRFSSDGKLLEGPATKDLPAAGKA, encoded by the coding sequence ATGACGTCGATTTGGTTGGATCGGGCGGACACTTTCACAACGGACCCGTTCGAACCCGGAAGCAGCTATGACACCGTGGTGGCAGGCGCCGGACTCACCGGCCTCGTCACGGCACTCCTCCTGGCCCGCTCGGGGCAGAAAGTGCTCGTCCTGGAGGCCAGGTACCCCGGCGCAGTCACCACAGGAAACACCACCGCCAAAGTGTCCCTGCTCCAGGGGACCTTCCTGTCACAGCTCGCCCGCCAGTACTCGCGGAAGCAGGTGCAGGCATATGTGGACGGCAACCGCGAAGGCCAGGCCTGGCTCCTGCGCTACCTCGACGAGAACGGAGTGCCGTACCAGCGGAGGGACGCCTACACCTACGCCGCGTCCCCCCAGGGCACGGAAAAGCTCCGCGAAGAGGTCAGTGCCGGCACCACCGCCGGGCTGGACATGGAATACGTGCGCGACGCCGGACTGCCGTTTGCCGTTCACGGCGCCGTGCGCCTGGCGGACCAGGCACAGATCAACCCGATGGAGGTGCTGGACGTCCTGGTGTCCGACCTTCGCAGCCGGGGCGGATCGGTCGTGGGCGGCGTGCGGCTCCGGGATGTCACGGGCGCCGGACCCGCCACGGTCCACACAGCCCAGGGCAACGTCACCGCCAACCAGGTGGTGCTGGCCACCGGCATCCCGGTGCTGGACCGCGGCCTGTACTTCGCCAAGCTCACACCCAGCCGCTCCTACGCGGCGGCGCTGCAGCTGCAGGAGGACCAGGCGCCTCCACCGGGAATGTACCTCTCAGTGGAACAACCCACCCATTCGCTGCGGGACTATGAGGCCGACGGCCGGCGGCTGCTGCTGGTGGGCGGGCACGGACACCATGTGGGCAGGGCCAGGTCCGAGAAACACCACCTGGGCAGCCTCCTCGACTGGGCCGTGCGGCATTACCCCGGCGCGGTTGCCACCCATACCTGGTCCGCGCAGGATTACCTGCCAACCAACCTCATGCCCTTCTTCGGCAAGTTCCCCCGCGGCAAAGGCCATATCTACTTCGGTACCGGCTACAACAAGTGGGGCATGACCAACGCGGTGGCCGCCGCCGTCGGAATTTCCGCTGACATCCTGGGCGGGAACGTGCCATGGGCGAACACCATCCACCACCGCGTTACCGCACCCTCCGGCGCCCTGTCCGCCGTCGCCCTAAATGCGGGAGTAGCAGCCAAGCTGGCCTCCGGCTGGGGACAGGTGGCTGCCCAGGGCCTGCGGAGGGACAAAAGCCAGCCTGCTGAGCCCGCGCCGGTGGTTCCGGCCGAAGGCGAGGGCAAGGTTTACCGCGAGGGACCCAAACCAGTGGCCGTGTCCACCGTTGCCGGCACCACGTGCAGGCTGTCCGCCGTCTGCACCCACCTCGGCGGGATCCTGCACTGGAATGACAGCGAGCTGACGTGGGACTGCCCACTGCACGGCTCCCGTTTCAGCAGCGACGGGAAGCTCCTGGAAGGGCCCGCCACCAAGGACCTTCCGGCCGCAGGAAAGGCTTGA
- a CDS encoding ABC transporter substrate-binding protein — protein MRFKSSSGLAAIVTAAALALTGCGGGSGTTDSSTSADGKVDGTGKTLNVLVGVLSQYPEQQKQWQSDIAAKFKAETGADVKFETFASANDELTRIQTSVVSGQGPDIYGLGTTFTPTAFATKAFVTLSDDDWKKVGGKERFNKAALGISGPDEEHQAGIPFVSRPFVMAYNKELLAAAGIEKPATSWDELAEQAKKMTKDGTYGLATGYKDNYDPWKFIWAMSVQAGNPIVDGNKLKLDDPTVKKAYETYFGWLTEDKIVDPASVGWSNSNAVAAFASGKAGYLMMTTSSSLPTLEKSAVAGKYEYALMPTTPPGESSSKNEDAASILSGDNLVVADYSKQKDLAFAYIKLITSKEEQLNYQKIFGDLPANAEALEELGGNAKLKPITDAAAKSKATPFTGAWGDIQLGLLNVTVQSVPDLAAGKVDSSALEARIKDSQSKGQASLDRASKG, from the coding sequence ATGAGGTTTAAATCGTCTTCCGGGCTCGCGGCTATCGTTACGGCTGCGGCATTGGCATTGACCGGCTGCGGCGGCGGCTCCGGCACTACTGATTCGTCCACCAGCGCGGACGGAAAGGTGGACGGAACGGGCAAGACCCTCAACGTCCTCGTCGGTGTCTTGAGCCAATACCCGGAACAGCAGAAGCAGTGGCAGAGCGACATCGCGGCAAAATTCAAGGCTGAAACCGGCGCCGACGTGAAGTTCGAGACCTTTGCCTCGGCCAACGACGAACTGACCCGCATCCAGACCTCAGTGGTATCGGGGCAGGGCCCGGACATCTACGGACTGGGCACCACCTTCACGCCGACTGCCTTCGCCACCAAGGCATTTGTCACCCTGTCCGACGACGACTGGAAGAAGGTGGGAGGCAAGGAACGGTTCAACAAGGCTGCCCTGGGGATCTCCGGGCCGGACGAGGAGCACCAGGCCGGCATTCCGTTCGTCAGCCGCCCCTTCGTGATGGCGTACAACAAGGAACTGCTGGCCGCCGCCGGAATTGAAAAGCCGGCCACTTCGTGGGATGAGCTTGCGGAGCAGGCGAAGAAGATGACCAAGGACGGCACCTACGGCCTGGCCACCGGCTACAAGGACAATTACGACCCCTGGAAGTTCATCTGGGCGATGTCCGTCCAGGCCGGCAACCCGATCGTGGACGGCAACAAGCTCAAGCTCGACGACCCCACCGTCAAGAAGGCCTACGAAACCTACTTCGGCTGGCTGACAGAGGACAAGATCGTTGACCCGGCTTCCGTGGGTTGGAGCAACAGCAACGCAGTCGCGGCCTTTGCCAGCGGCAAGGCCGGTTACCTGATGATGACCACCTCAAGCTCCCTTCCCACCCTTGAGAAGTCGGCCGTTGCGGGCAAGTACGAGTACGCACTGATGCCCACAACGCCTCCGGGCGAGTCCAGCTCCAAGAACGAGGACGCAGCGAGCATCCTGTCCGGCGACAACCTCGTGGTAGCGGACTACTCGAAGCAGAAGGACCTGGCCTTCGCGTACATCAAACTCATCACCTCAAAAGAGGAACAGCTGAACTACCAGAAGATCTTCGGCGACCTGCCGGCCAACGCCGAGGCCCTGGAGGAGCTGGGCGGAAATGCGAAGCTCAAGCCCATCACCGACGCAGCCGCGAAGTCCAAGGCGACGCCGTTCACCGGAGCCTGGGGCGACATCCAGCTGGGCCTGCTGAACGTCACGGTCCAGTCCGTCCCTGACCTTGCCGCCGGCAAGGTGGACAGTTCTGCCCTTGAAGCACGGATCAAGGACTCCCAGAGCAAGGGCCAGGCCTCCCTGGACCGGGCCTCCAAAGGATAA